The following proteins are co-located in the Fluviicola sp. genome:
- a CDS encoding ATP-binding protein → MRSVVGCLLVVFVLLVPQWLLAKQEPADSLRMLLESAHGKREGELNMELANLLLAEYPDSCIYYAQRARAIGKSTSNHVLVIRSYSATGEAYQRKNQLKKALASYFKGLELAEKHDEKSLSGTIYNGIGVCYFLMNDVKKAEQYMKRASEAKKAANDFRYYVLITINLASVQIMQQSFDESVKTLKEAEKTLLKQKQEQYLATVYNSLGAAYQSIQPDSCVYYYELSLQYSEKYRDYLLKMNAYQNLGDYYFDRKEYATAINYMKLAISTNEKRPEDSYKPALYERISTLYDSIGDFRNAYKYKKLEAEAHKRIFSVEKQKEIEELEIKYESEKKEKEIQQNKQELERRKNQQNILVFCAVSLFLVAGFITYLVFQRKRIERQFEQEKLRLFENIFHEIRTPLTLINGPIQVMKQQKKYPEELDLMERNSQKLIRLVNELLDASKLGKGSYQLNYMNGNLNEFIGSVIDQFTGEANLKDIRIICQLEEQEENHSFPADALEKILSNLLGNAVKYCPVKSEITVLSKIAGNNLILKVVDNGPGIPKRDQKKVFRRFFRGKHAHETGGTGIGLSLVKELVELAGGTIALQSSHFGTVFQVQIPVQSENPKQVFNRFGLNDDGTEESRATLLLVEDDADTAAFTISVLKDEFRIVHAKNGREGLELIRENLPDIVLSDVMMPEMDGIELLREIRSDELANHLPFVLFSAKASLESRLEGLQHGADAYISKPFSPEELKLTIRNLFSTVQRNKEAYTASIQSEKTFEERLKSRNAYVNKVIDCIVRNIDDSDYSVNELSSDLAVSRSQLHRKLAALTGFSTTNFIRMVRLEKAKDLLLNGDGTITEIAYKCGFSSQSYFTKSFTEHFGKSPSQMMGKP, encoded by the coding sequence ATGAGAAGTGTTGTTGGTTGTTTGCTGGTTGTTTTTGTGTTGTTGGTTCCTCAGTGGTTATTGGCTAAGCAAGAGCCGGCCGATTCGTTGCGTATGTTGCTAGAGTCGGCACACGGGAAGCGGGAAGGGGAACTGAATATGGAACTGGCAAATTTGCTCCTGGCAGAATACCCGGATTCCTGTATTTATTATGCGCAAAGAGCCCGTGCTATTGGGAAAAGTACCAGCAATCATGTATTGGTGATCCGTTCGTATTCCGCAACGGGTGAAGCTTACCAGCGAAAGAATCAATTAAAGAAAGCACTCGCATCTTATTTCAAAGGGCTGGAACTGGCCGAGAAACACGACGAGAAATCATTGTCCGGAACGATTTACAACGGGATCGGGGTGTGCTATTTCCTGATGAATGATGTGAAGAAGGCGGAACAGTACATGAAACGTGCGTCGGAAGCCAAGAAGGCGGCGAATGATTTCCGGTATTATGTGCTTATCACGATCAACCTGGCATCTGTGCAAATCATGCAGCAGTCGTTTGATGAGTCGGTGAAGACATTGAAAGAAGCCGAAAAGACCTTGCTGAAGCAGAAACAGGAACAATACCTGGCAACGGTTTACAATTCGCTGGGAGCGGCTTACCAGAGTATTCAGCCGGATTCCTGCGTGTATTATTACGAACTGAGCCTCCAATATTCTGAGAAGTACCGGGATTACCTGTTGAAAATGAACGCTTACCAGAACCTCGGCGATTATTATTTTGACCGAAAAGAGTACGCAACCGCCATTAACTATATGAAACTGGCTATTTCAACCAATGAAAAACGCCCGGAAGATTCCTACAAACCTGCTTTGTATGAACGGATCAGCACCCTGTACGATTCGATCGGGGATTTCAGGAATGCTTACAAGTACAAGAAGCTGGAAGCGGAGGCTCACAAGCGCATTTTTTCGGTTGAAAAGCAAAAAGAGATCGAAGAACTGGAGATAAAGTACGAAAGTGAGAAAAAGGAAAAGGAAATCCAGCAAAACAAGCAGGAACTGGAACGCAGGAAAAACCAGCAGAATATCCTGGTCTTCTGTGCGGTTTCGCTCTTCCTGGTTGCGGGATTCATTACTTACCTGGTTTTCCAGCGCAAACGCATTGAACGGCAATTCGAACAGGAAAAACTGCGTCTTTTCGAGAATATTTTCCACGAGATCCGTACTCCGCTTACGTTGATCAACGGACCGATCCAGGTCATGAAGCAACAGAAAAAATACCCGGAAGAACTGGACCTGATGGAGCGCAATTCCCAAAAACTGATCCGGCTGGTGAATGAACTGCTGGATGCTTCCAAACTCGGAAAAGGCAGCTACCAGCTGAATTATATGAACGGGAACCTGAACGAATTCATCGGAAGTGTTATTGATCAATTTACCGGCGAGGCGAATCTGAAAGATATCCGGATCATCTGTCAGCTGGAAGAGCAGGAGGAGAACCATTCGTTCCCGGCTGATGCGCTGGAGAAAATCCTGTCCAACCTGCTTGGCAATGCGGTGAAATATTGCCCGGTGAAATCGGAGATTACCGTTCTTTCAAAGATAGCGGGGAACAATCTGATCCTGAAAGTGGTGGACAACGGTCCCGGAATCCCGAAGAGGGATCAGAAGAAGGTATTTCGTCGCTTTTTCCGTGGAAAACACGCCCATGAAACCGGAGGAACGGGAATCGGACTATCGCTGGTTAAAGAATTGGTGGAATTGGCCGGTGGAACAATTGCCTTGCAAAGCAGCCATTTCGGGACGGTTTTCCAGGTGCAAATACCGGTTCAGAGTGAGAATCCAAAGCAGGTTTTCAACCGCTTCGGATTAAATGATGATGGAACAGAAGAATCGCGGGCCACGCTGCTTTTGGTTGAAGACGACGCGGATACGGCAGCTTTCACTATTTCGGTATTGAAAGACGAATTCCGGATTGTTCACGCGAAGAATGGCCGTGAAGGGTTGGAACTGATCCGTGAAAATTTACCGGATATCGTGCTTTCGGATGTCATGATGCCGGAAATGGACGGAATTGAATTGCTGCGCGAAATCCGTTCGGATGAACTGGCCAATCATTTGCCTTTTGTCTTGTTTTCTGCCAAAGCTTCCCTGGAAAGCCGCCTGGAAGGATTGCAGCACGGGGCAGATGCCTACATTTCGAAACCTTTCTCACCGGAAGAATTGAAACTGACCATTCGCAACCTGTTCAGCACGGTGCAGCGTAATAAAGAAGCGTACACGGCTTCGATCCAGTCGGAAAAAACCTTTGAAGAGCGCTTGAAAAGCCGGAATGCTTACGTCAATAAAGTCATTGACTGCATTGTCCGCAACATCGACGATTCTGATTATTCGGTGAATGAGCTTTCGAGTGACCTGGCGGTCAGCAGAAGTCAGCTTCACCGCAAACTGGCCGCTTTGACCGGTTTCTCGACCACGAATTTTATCCGCATGGTACGCCTTGAAAAAGCCAAAGACTTATTATTGAACGGCGACGGAACGATTACCGAAATTGCCTACAAATGCGGTTTCAGCAGCCAGTCTTATTTCACCAAATCCTTTACGGAACACTTCGGGAAAAGCCCGAGCCAAATGATGGGGAAACCTTGA
- a CDS encoding Fic family protein, whose product MKGRNKYKIPSDEEEGKVLPNKLNIVDLHELEIAEARGFIAAQIILRSELNSETKFDLKYIFRIHELALGDVYNFAGKVRKVDMSKAGFRFPSAFHLDNTLKEFDKGLLADIRREYQNISELIEDIAKIHAELLFIHPFREGNGRTARVLANLMAEKAGYGRILFERLDDEEMFSRYIQAIQQAAGTYKPMQDLIGLLFQI is encoded by the coding sequence ATGAAAGGTAGAAATAAATATAAAATACCTTCGGATGAAGAAGAAGGAAAAGTCCTTCCAAATAAATTGAATATAGTTGATCTTCATGAGTTAGAAATTGCTGAGGCCAGAGGATTTATTGCTGCTCAAATTATATTGCGTTCAGAATTAAATTCAGAAACGAAATTTGATCTGAAATATATTTTTAGAATTCATGAACTTGCCCTTGGGGATGTTTATAATTTTGCAGGAAAGGTCAGAAAGGTGGATATGTCGAAGGCTGGATTCCGTTTTCCTTCAGCATTTCATTTGGATAATACTTTGAAAGAATTTGACAAAGGATTACTAGCAGATATTCGAAGAGAATACCAAAATATTTCAGAATTGATTGAAGATATAGCAAAGATTCATGCTGAACTTCTTTTCATCCATCCTTTCAGGGAAGGAAATGGACGAACGGCGAGAGTTTTAGCGAACTTAATGGCTGAAAAAGCAGGTTACGGACGTATTCTGTTTGAGCGATTGGATGATGAAGAAATGTTTAGCAGATACATTCAAGCGATACAGCAGGCAGCAGGAACATATAAACCTATGCAAGATTTAATCGGCCTTCTTTTTCAAATTTAG
- a CDS encoding SIR2 family protein, whose translation MSEDALNDLKTAYKSGSLNLYLGAGVSAASGLPNWKQLVVSMYFRFMNIEHWHSIKPFPNYLYAMGEWYLNKTGESLDIIIRKLKTHLSDEEFLKILYECLYNQFDEVAVRNPFDNALANDLLNEITALAAQPDRKLNSVITYNFDDLLEQSFQSKQIDYTSVFDLGTLPQNGSVPIYHPHGFMPFENPSPTVQSTGNIILSEDDYNSIASNSHYWANLIQTSMLTQGTGLMIGLSFSDRNLRRLIDLIANIPLNTNNYIFLKKNSMPEFTEEDSRQIKQKAEAILDKMRRAAVKVDSAVYENCQTILTELFRMDEQITQRVFDEMRLQPIWFTEYPEITEFVRKIQE comes from the coding sequence ATGTCTGAAGATGCTCTTAACGACCTGAAAACCGCCTACAAAAGCGGGAGTTTAAACCTTTACCTCGGCGCCGGGGTTTCTGCTGCAAGCGGGCTGCCCAACTGGAAACAACTGGTAGTCAGCATGTATTTCCGCTTCATGAACATTGAGCACTGGCACTCCATCAAGCCTTTCCCCAACTATTTGTACGCAATGGGCGAATGGTACCTCAATAAAACCGGCGAATCGCTCGACATCATTATCCGGAAGCTGAAAACGCACCTTTCCGACGAAGAATTCCTGAAAATCCTTTACGAATGCCTCTACAATCAATTCGATGAAGTGGCCGTGAGGAATCCTTTTGATAATGCACTGGCTAATGACCTGTTGAACGAGATCACGGCGCTGGCGGCTCAACCCGACAGAAAACTTAATTCCGTGATCACCTACAATTTCGACGATTTGCTGGAACAATCCTTCCAAAGCAAACAGATCGATTACACTTCCGTGTTTGACCTGGGAACTTTGCCGCAAAACGGTTCCGTTCCCATTTATCACCCGCACGGTTTCATGCCTTTTGAGAATCCTTCTCCGACTGTTCAAAGCACCGGCAACATCATTCTTTCGGAAGACGATTACAATTCCATTGCCAGCAACAGCCATTACTGGGCAAACCTCATCCAGACCAGCATGCTCACACAGGGAACCGGCCTCATGATCGGGCTCTCATTTTCCGACCGCAACCTGCGCAGGCTCATCGACCTCATCGCCAACATCCCGCTGAATACCAACAACTACATTTTCCTGAAAAAGAACTCCATGCCGGAATTCACCGAAGAAGATTCCCGCCAGATCAAACAAAAAGCCGAAGCCATCCTGGATAAAATGCGCCGGGCAGCCGTCAAAGTAGACAGCGCGGTCTACGAAAACTGCCAAACAATCCTCACCGAGCTCTTCCGCATGGACGAACAGATCACCCAACGCGTATTCGATGAAATGCGCCTCCAACCGATTTGGTTTACGGAATACCCCGAAATAACAGAGTTTGTGAGGAAGATCCAGGAGTGA
- a CDS encoding nuclear transport factor 2 family protein has product MTEIQKNQIITELAEALQNTDYNKFLTYFEEGAVLELPFGAAGGTSFKGPDEIKKHFETIASDPVTKGIHTEEVMAKSYHSDPFTIVEYFTKGRSVKAGGAFHIQSAVAFIRFGESGIVYYKNIPNTEGLAKKAGIQNGNEKQNEE; this is encoded by the coding sequence ATGACGGAGATTCAAAAAAATCAGATCATTACCGAACTGGCCGAAGCGCTTCAGAACACCGATTACAACAAATTCCTCACTTATTTTGAAGAAGGCGCAGTACTGGAATTACCCTTTGGTGCTGCCGGCGGAACCTCGTTCAAAGGACCCGACGAGATCAAAAAACACTTTGAAACAATCGCTTCAGATCCAGTCACCAAAGGCATTCACACCGAAGAAGTTATGGCAAAAAGCTATCACAGCGATCCCTTCACCATCGTGGAGTATTTTACCAAAGGAAGATCGGTCAAAGCTGGCGGAGCTTTTCACATCCAATCGGCGGTGGCATTCATCCGCTTCGGAGAATCCGGGATTGTTTATTACAAGAACATTCCCAACACGGAAGGACTGGCAAAAAAAGCCGGAATCCAGAACGGAAATGAAAAACAAAACGAAGAGTAA